A stretch of the Vigna radiata var. radiata cultivar VC1973A chromosome 9, Vradiata_ver6, whole genome shotgun sequence genome encodes the following:
- the LOC106774222 gene encoding DEAD-box ATP-dependent RNA helicase 8, which yields MNHHHNNRARYPPGMGLGRGGFHPNVGHNPNLNQNPGLNQNQGFQPRPSYQQQPHYVQRHLMQQPQQQQQWLRRDANAVDEVEKTVQSEAVDSSSQDWKARLKIPPADTRYKTEDVTATKGNEFEDYFLKRELLMGIYEKGFERPSPIQEESIPIALTGSDILARAKNGTGKTAAFCIPALEKIDQDNNVIQVVILVPTRELALQTSQVCKELGKHLKIQVMVTTGGTSLKDDIMRLYQPVHLLVGTPGRILDLAKKGVCIMKDCSMLVMDEADKLLSPEFQPSIEQLIHFLPSNRQILMFSATFPVTVKDFKDRYLRKPYVINLMDELTLKGITQYYAFVEERQKVHCLNTLFSKLQINQSIIFCNSVNRVELLAKKITELGYSCFYIHAKMLQDHRNRVFHDFRNGACRNLVCTDLFTRGIDIQAVNVVINFDFPKNSETYLHRVGRSGRFGHLGLAVNLITYEDRFNLYRIEQELGTEIKQIPPQIDQAIYCR from the exons ATgaaccaccaccacaacaacagAGCGAGGTACCCTCCCGGAATGGGGCTTGGGAGAGGAGGTTTCCATCCGAACGTCGGCCACAACCCCAACCTCAACCAGAACCCCGGCCTGAACCAGAATCAGGGGTTTCAGCCTCGGCCGTCGTACCAGCAACAGCCACATTACGTGCAGAGGCATTTGATGCAACAGccacagcagcagcagcagtggCTGAGAAGAGACGCCAATGCCGTCGACGAGGTCGAAAAGACCGTGCAGTCTGAAGCCGTGGATTCGAG TTCACAAGATTGGAAAGCAAGACTCAAGATTCCACCAGCTGATACACGCTATAAGACTGAG GATGTAACAGCAACAAAAGGAAATGAATTTGAGGATTACTTTTTGAAGCGTGAGCTGCTCATGGGGATATATGAGAAGGGTTTTGAAAGGCCTTCTCCCATCCAAGAAGAAAGCATTCCAATTGCTCTTACTGGCAGTGACATTCTTGCTAGGGCTAAAAATGGAACTGGCAAAACTGCTGCATTTTGCATTCCTGCGTTGGAAAAAATTGACCAAGATAATAATGTTATTCAAG TTGTTATATTGGTCCCAACCCGAGAACTGGCTTTGCAGACTTCTCAAGTGTGTAAAGAACTTGGAAAACACTTGAAAATTCAAGTTATGGTTACAACAGGTGGTACCAGCCTGAAAGATGATATAATGCGCTTATATCAACCAGTTCACTTACTAGTTGGAACTCCAGGAAGAATATTAGATCTTGCTAAGAAAGGTGTTTGTATTATGAAAGATTGCTCTATGCTTGTTATGGATgag GCTGATAAGCTTCTGTCCCCAGAGTTCCAACCTTCTATAGAGCAGCTGAttcattttcttccttcaaaCCGTCAAATCTTGATGTTTTCAGCAACATTTCCGGTTACTGTAAAGGATTTCAAAGATAGGTATCTTCGTAAACCTTATGTCATCAACCTTATGGATGAACTAACTTTGAAGGGTATTACGCAATATTATGCATTTGTGGAAGAGAGGCAGAAAGTCCATTGCTtaaatactctattttctaag CTGCAAATAAACCAGTCTATCATTTTCTGCAACTCAGTGAATCGAGTAGAACTCCTTGCCAAGAAAATCACAGAACTTGGGTATTCATGTTTCTATATTCATGCAAAGATGTTGCAAGACCATCGTAACAGAGTGTTTCATGACTTCCGCAATGGTGCATGTCGAAATCTTGTTTGTACTG ATCTTTTTACTAGAGGAATAGACATTCAGGCAGTTAATgttgttattaattttgattttcccAAGAACTCAGAGACTTACTTGCACAGG GTTGGTCGTTCAGGGAGGTTTGGGCACCTTGGGTTGGCAGTGAACTTGATTACTTACGAGGATCGCtttaattt ATATAGGATTGAACAAGAACTTGGAACTGAAATAAAGCAGATTCCACCGCAAATTGATCAGGCAATTTATTGCCGGTAA